Proteins encoded by one window of Zerene cesonia ecotype Mississippi chromosome 6, Zerene_cesonia_1.1, whole genome shotgun sequence:
- the LOC119840446 gene encoding proline-rich protein 4-like, translating into MKLMLVAASLVAVLAFAHAEEAKTAEKEVAVTDNKAAADDKKHEKRGLIGLGYGHGGFDGGFSGGYSGGYSGGYGGSYGGGYGGGYGGGLGGYGGHEETHKTITVVKNVPVPYPVEKHIPYPVEKHVPVPVKVPVPQPYPVVKHVPYTVKELVKVPVHVPQPYPVEKKVPYPVHVPVDRPVPVKVYVPHPYPVEKEVPVPVKVPVPAPYPVEKKVPYPVKVPVHVPAPYPVYKEVAVPVKVPVDRPYPVHIPKPVPYPVEKPVPYPVEKPVPYPVKVPVDRPVPVHVEKPVPYPVKVHVPAPYPVEKHIPYPVEKHVPVPVKVLVDRPYPVHIEKHVPYHVEKPVPYPVKVPVVVGHGHEYGHHGSY; encoded by the exons ATGAAGCTCATG CTCGTGGCCGCCAGTCTGGTGGCTGTTTTGGCTTTCGCTCATGCCGAAGAGGCCAAGACAGCAGAAAAAGAAGTGGCAGTAACCGACAATAAGGCGGCAGCCGATGACAAGAAACATGAAAAACGTGGTCTCATTGGTCTCGGATATGGACATGGTGGATTTGACGGTGGCTTCAGCGGAGGATACAGCGGTGGTTACAGCGGTGGATACGGTGGAAGCTACGGAGGTGGCTACGGCGGTGGCTACGGAGGTGGCTTGGGCGGTTATGGTGGTCACGAAGAAACCCACAAGACCATCACAGTAGTAAAGAACGTCCCAGTTCCCTACCCCGTTGAGAAACATATCCCATACCCCGTTGAAAAACACGTCCCTGTACCCGTAAAGGTTCCCGTACCACAGCCCTACCCGGTGGTCAAACACGTCCCTTACACCGTTAAGGAGCTCGTCAAAGTACCAGTACACGTACCACAACCTTACCCCGTTGAAAAGAAAGTCCCATACCCCGTACATGTGCCCGTTGACAGACCCGTTCCAGTTAAGGTGTACGTGCCCCATCCTTACCCAGTAGAAAAGGAAGTACCCGTTCCCGTTAAAGTTCCAGTGCCAGCACCTTACCCAGTTGAAAAGAAGGTTCCATACCCAGTGAAGGTACCTGTCCACGTACCAGCTCCTTACCCAGTCTACAAGGAAGTCGCTGTACCAGTTAAGGTCCCCGTCGACAGGCCTTACCCCGTCCACATTCCCAAGCCCGTGCCTTACCCAGTTGAGAAGCCAGTACCCTACCCCGTAGAAAAGCCCGTGCCTTACCCCGTCAAGGTACCAGTCGATCGCCCCGTGCCCGTCCACGTTGAAAAACCAGTGCCTTACCCCGTCAAAGTGCATGTGCCAGCGCCTTACCCCGTTGAAAAGCATATTCCCTACCCAGTAGAGAAGCACGTCCCAGTGCCCGTCAAGGTGCTCGTGGACAGGCCCTACCCAGTCCACATCGAGAAGCATGTTCCATACCACGTTGAGAAACCCGTGCCTTACCCCGTTAAGGTGCCCGTTGTCGTCGGCCATGGTCACGAGTATGGTCATCATGGAAGCTATTAA